The DNA sequence CTGGCTTTGGTAAGCAGAATTTTTTTCTTTGCTAGAGCAAAATATGGTATAATTTATTAAAAGTAAAAGGAGTTCTATTTATGGTCAAAGAAGTCATTGTTGAAAGTTTTGAGTTAGATCACACGATTGTCAGAGCCCCCTACGTACGCTTGATTGGCGAAGAGGTGGGGCCTAAAGGGGACATCATTTCCAACTTTGATGTTCGTCTGGTACAGCCTAATGAAGATGCCATTCCGACCGCTGGGCTTCATACGATTGAACATCTGCTAGCTAAGCTCATTCGTACTCACATTGATGGTATGATTGATTGTTCACCTTTTGGTTGTCGGACAGGATTTCACATGATTATGTGGGGGCAACATAGCTCAACTGAAATTGCTAAAGTCATTAAAGCTTCTTTAGAAGAAATTGCAAAAACCACTACGTGGGAAGATGTCCCTGGTACAACTATCGAATCTTGTGGTAATTACAAAGATCACAGCCTCTTTTCTGCCAAAGAATGGTGCAAGCTAATTTTAGATCAAGGAATCTCTGACGATCCTTTTAAACGCCATCTTGTATAAAATAAAAAAACGGACAGGAAATGCAAATTCTCCTGCTCGTTTTCTTTTTTATTGACGAATCAAATAATCAAATGCTCCCAAAGCTGCCGTTGCTCCTGAACCCATTGAAATAATGATTTGTTTATAAGCGCTATCTGTACAATCACCTGCTGCAAAAATTCCTGGCACATTTGTTGCACCATGTTTGTCAACAATAATTTCACCGCGTTCATTAAGAGCAACTGAGCTATCTTTGAGCCAGTCTGTATTTGGCAAAAGACCAATTTGAACAAAGACACCGCTGAGTTCAATTTTATGTTCTTCATTATTCGCACGATCGAGATAAGTAATGGCTTCAACTTGATCGGAACCATGAATTTCTTTTGTTGCTACATGGGTTAGAACTGTCACGTTTTTAAGTTGCTGTACCCTGTCTTGCAACACTTGATCGGCTTTCAAAGTTGGTAGAAATTCTAACACATAAACATGCTCTGCCAGACCAGCTAAGTCAATTGCTGCTTCAATTCCAGAATTTCCTCCACCGATAACAGCCACTTTTTTACCTGTAAAAATAGGACCATCGCAATGTGGACAATTGGTTACACCTTTCGTCCGGAATTCTTCTTCACCAGGGACGTTGACATTTCGCCAGCGAGCACCAACAGAAAGAACGGCCGTTTTTGCTTTCAGAACTGCGCCATTTTCAAGCTCCACTTCAATCAAATCCTTTTTCTCGATGTTTTTCACACGTTGATTCTTCATGATATCAATTAGATATTTCTTGGCATGTTCTTCTACCTGCGCCATTAGCTTAGGTCCTTCAGTGTAAGGCGTGCCAATCATATTTTCAATACCAACGGTCTCCATTACCTGTCCACCGAAAGTTTCAACGACCATCCCTGTACGAATTCCCTTACGAGCAGCATAAATAGCTGCGCTG is a window from the Streptococcus anginosus subsp. whileyi MAS624 genome containing:
- a CDS encoding S-ribosylhomocysteine lyase — its product is MVKEVIVESFELDHTIVRAPYVRLIGEEVGPKGDIISNFDVRLVQPNEDAIPTAGLHTIEHLLAKLIRTHIDGMIDCSPFGCRTGFHMIMWGQHSSTEIAKVIKASLEEIAKTTTWEDVPGTTIESCGNYKDHSLFSAKEWCKLILDQGISDDPFKRHLV
- the ahpF gene encoding alkyl hydroperoxide reductase subunit F — encoded protein: MALDETIKAQLKQYLELLESDVVFQASLGQDERSEQVRAFLEEIVAMSPRLSLENIETNRKPSFTVTQVGQAGRVQFAGLPLGHEFTSFVLALLQVSGRAPKVEDAVIKRIQAIKQPLHFETYVSLTCHNCPDVVQALNVMAILNPNISHTMVEGGMFRQEVEDKKIMAVPTVFLNGEEFANGRMTIEQLLDKISGPASSEEFDQKEPFDVLVVGGGPAGSSAAIYAARKGIRTGMVVETFGGQVMETVGIENMIGTPYTEGPKLMAQVEEHAKKYLIDIMKNQRVKNIEKKDLIEVELENGAVLKAKTAVLSVGARWRNVNVPGEEEFRTKGVTNCPHCDGPIFTGKKVAVIGGGNSGIEAAIDLAGLAEHVYVLEFLPTLKADQVLQDRVQQLKNVTVLTHVATKEIHGSDQVEAITYLDRANNEEHKIELSGVFVQIGLLPNTDWLKDSSVALNERGEIIVDKHGATNVPGIFAAGDCTDSAYKQIIISMGSGATAALGAFDYLIRQ